The genomic window ATTTCACGAATCAGAGCGACGATCACGGCCACGCACCGAACAACAACAATGACGGCGGCAAGTCGGGCAACGGCAACATCATGGCGCCCAGCAACTATCGCGCGGGAACGCACATTCAACCGTTGCAGATCGTCAAGATCCTCAACGACGGAATCGCGGGCAGGTGGGGCAAGCAGGTCGACAAGCCCGCAAAGGACGCCATCGGCGCCAAGATTCCGATGCAGAAGGGGGGCGACGCCGACCCGCTCGGCGACCATCTTGCGTTGATGCCGAATTATCTTGATCTCACGGGCGTATCGCTCTACTCGCTGGCCGACGACGACGTTATGGAGGGGCTAATCGATCTTGCGGATTTGTTTCCCGACGTTGATTCCTTTTCGGCAAGCTACAGCCTGGAGTTCGATTCGCTGCCGGGCGTTGGCTCCGAACGTCGACTGCAAATCGACGTCGGGCGCACCACCTTGGGCGGATCGATCGACGCCGTGGCGCACATGTTCGATTTGACGAGTCTGGGCAGCGATCCGATCTCGCTCCCCGACGTACTGGTCCTGGCGTCGCGACACGCGCTCGATCTCGACGAAGACCGGGGCTACGCCAAGCACCAGTTGCAGTTTTCGTTCGACAAGACGCTGCTCGGCGCCGTCAGTCCGGGATCGCCGATCCCGTTTCGGCTAGTTTCGAGCGACGGGCTCTCGGAGGCGGACGAGTTGCTCGCCGACTTGGACCTCAATTGGTGGAACAACCAGCCGACGCTCGACTTGGGCGTTCCGCAGGGTCAGCCCGGGCAGTTTACTCCGGTGACCGTCAGCGGGCTGACGCCCGACACTGAGTTCGATCTCTTTTTTGAGAACGAGTTGCTGCTGACCGCGATGACGGATTCCAACGGCGCTTTCGGCGGCGGGTTCGTCATTCCAGGTCAGACTCTCGACTCGTTTGGGTTTGTCCGAGCCATCGACGTCGTCGGCCGTTCGGCGTTCAACGTCATCGGGATCGTCCCGGAACCGGCGGCGCTGATGTTGATCGGAGTCGCAGCGCTCGGATGCTGGTCGCAGAGACGCCGGTTGGATTGAAGCCGGCGGAGCGCACTTGTGTGGGTTCATCGGCGATCAGACTCCTCGCCTCGGAACGATGCGCTGCGGGGCAGGGGGCGGGCTTCGCGTCGCTCGATCTCGGCTTGAGAGCTCACAGGTCGTCGTGAGACGGTTGCGTCGGGGTAAAAATCGTCTCGGGAACGGGGGGAACCTTCACGCTCCACTCGCCCACGAGACGCTCCGCCTGAGGGTGCTTCGGGCGGAGGCGGAGGATGATCTTCGCCTCGCGGACCGCGTCGTCGTAACGCTCTTGAGACGCGAGCAGGCGGGCCAGTTCCAATCGCCAGCCGATCTGTCCGTACTCCAGCCCCAATGCTCGGCGATACAGCTGCTCAGCTTCGGCGAAATCGCCTCGGGCGGCGTCGAGCGCGGCGAGCGCGGCGAGTTCGCCGGCGGCCGCTCGATCGGCGGCGACCCTCGCTCGCAGCGCCGCTTCCGCCTCGGTTCCCAGCGCCGCGGCGATCTCGGCCAGACTCGGCTCTTCCTCGGCGATCCGAGCCGCCGCGGCGAGTCGTCCCGGGTCGTCTCCCGCGAGCGCACGAACCCAGTCCGGTTGATTGAAGTCGAGCAGGTACGCTCGCGCCACGTCGGGGTACGAACCGGGGGCGAGCTTCACCGCCCGATCAAGCTGCCGGCGGGCCTCATCGATTTGGCCGTCGCGGATCGCGAGTTGGCCGGCCACCAGAGCCGCAGTCGGATCGTACGGCGCCAAGCGCACGGCTCGGCGGATCAGATCGGCCCCCCGCTCTTCGCCGAGCACGAACAGCCGCAACTCCCCCTCGAGCGCCACCGGGGGCCCGTAGGTCGGCGCCAGCGCTCGGCCGGCGGCCAGGTCGTCGGCGATCTGACGCGCAGCGACGACGGCCTCAGGATCGACCGCTTCGTCCTCTTCTGCGGCGAACGCGCCCTGCAGCGCTTGCCATCGATAGGCGTTCAGCCAAAACCGATACTCCGCGTTGTCGGGAGCCCAGGCGACGGCGTTTTCCGCGGCGGCCAACAGGTCGGCGTATTGTTCAGGGGCGACGATGTCCTCGGCCGCGGCAATCCGACTTTCGAACCCGGTCGCGGCCCACCACCAGCGCTCTGCGACATAGGCGCGGTACGCCCCCCAGACGACGCCTGTCGCGGCCAGCGCCAAGGCGGCCAGGAGCGGTCCGGAGCACCTCAGCGCTCGAGGCCAGGGGAGTTCCGTGAACATC from Pirellulales bacterium includes these protein-coding regions:
- a CDS encoding PEP-CTERM sorting domain-containing protein, with translation MANVADAYVRATADAFPFLSDSASTGLDFNRTFKPAANKYYQVTLSANLTGSQTINNAGGANKTSVQAQALLGLASGLPASYVHHGGGPLNPQLPPGVVAAVATGVRSKTAWIAGGGDYKILGSLSAFSSTTNGSSGIDAESDFFNVGGFKVDSSIVEKELPFTTFDVTVNSYNNSGVVKADAIDYVKRINEILRPARIVLNLAADRIKIGATAGDDGSDGGTANDGDFTDKEGRNAVAEGAKEVKNGVNGLNLIFARTPDVGSTTPGWSFHRVPAVVGKKRATAQQTAETMAHEILHTLTLAEKYNLDFTNQSDDHGHAPNNNNDGGKSGNGNIMAPSNYRAGTHIQPLQIVKILNDGIAGRWGKQVDKPAKDAIGAKIPMQKGGDADPLGDHLALMPNYLDLTGVSLYSLADDDVMEGLIDLADLFPDVDSFSASYSLEFDSLPGVGSERRLQIDVGRTTLGGSIDAVAHMFDLTSLGSDPISLPDVLVLASRHALDLDEDRGYAKHQLQFSFDKTLLGAVSPGSPIPFRLVSSDGLSEADELLADLDLNWWNNQPTLDLGVPQGQPGQFTPVTVSGLTPDTEFDLFFENELLLTAMTDSNGAFGGGFVIPGQTLDSFGFVRAIDVVGRSAFNVIGIVPEPAALMLIGVAALGCWSQRRRLD